A window of Solidesulfovibrio carbinoliphilus subsp. oakridgensis genomic DNA:
GGGCCGGTTCGAGGACACGGCCGAGGCGCTTTTCGGCCGCATCGGGCCGGTCGCCCTGGCCCACGTCGATTGCGACATCGAATCCGCCGTGCGCTATGCCTACGACACGGTCAGGGAAAGGATGGTTCCCGGCGGGTACGTGGTCTTTGACGACCCCCTCGAATCCTGCTGCCTGGGCGCGTTCCAGGTGGTGGAGGAGTGCCTGGTGGCGCGCGACGGCCTCCTGGCCGAGCAGGTGTATCCGCACCTGGTCTACCGCTATCCGCCCCTGGCCGGCCGGACGACGCCTCCGGACGTTTCGGGGGTTGGGCCCGGGAGCGACGCCTGAGCCGGCCGTTTTCGCCAGGGGCGGCCCTGGCCGGGTGACGGCGAGACCGTGCCAACGAACGTGGCGGAGCGCTTCCGGCCCGCCCGGGACGAGGGGAAAGACATGCCAGGTTTTGCCTTTGCGGGAAGAAAAATAGGCGACAACCAGCCCGCCTATTTCATCGCCGACATCGCCGCCAATCACGACGGCCGGCTCGACCGGGCCCTGGAACTCATCCGCCTGGCCGCGGCGGCCGGGGCCGACGCGGCCAAGTTTCAGAACTTCCACGCCGAAAAGATCGTTTCCGAAGTCGGCTTCCAGGGCCTTGGCCGCCAGCTCGACCACCAAAAGACCTGGAACAAGCCCGTGGTCGAGGTCTACCGGGAGGCGTCCATTCCCGGGGACTGGACCGAGGCCCTGTGGCGGGCCTGCCGCGAGGCCGGCATCGACTACTTTTCCACGCCCTACGACCAGGAGTCCGTGGATCTGCTCGACCCCTTCGTGCCGGTCTACAAGATCGGCTCCGGGGACATCACCCACACCCGGCTGATCGACTCCATCGCCGCCAAGGGCAAACCGGTTTTCATCGCCACCGGCGCGTCCGTGCTCGAGGACGTCACCCGGGCCATGGACATCCTGCTGGCCCATCAAGTCCCGGTGGTGCTCATGCAGTGCAACACCAACTACACCGGTGCGGCCGACGGGTTCGCCTCGGTCAACCTGCGGGTGCTCGAAACCTACCGTCGCCTCTATCCCGGCGCCGTGCTCGGGCTGTCCGACCACACCCCGGGCCATGCGGCCGTGCTCGGAGCCGTGGCCCTGGGCGCCAAGGTGGTGGAGAAACACTTTACCGACGACAACGCCCGGCCGGGCCCGGACCACGGCTTTTCCATGACGCCGGCCGGCTGGCGCGAGATGGTCGACCGGACCCGGGAACTCGAACAGGCTCTTGGCGACGGCGTCAAGCGCATCGAGGCCAACGAGCTCCAGACCATGGTGGTCCAGCGCCGGGCCCTGCGGGCCGTCCGGGATCTGCCGGCCGGCCACGCCCTGACGCCGGACGACCTGGAGGCCCTGCGTCCCATTCCCGAGGACGGATTGCCCCCCTACGAACTGGACGCGCTGCTCGGGAAAACCCTTGCCCGGGCCCTTGGCCGAGGCGAGCACCTCACGCGTCGCCACCTGGCCCGGACGTAGCCGGCCCCCTCCCCAGGCTCCCGGCCAAAAGACCCGGAACGCCCGCGTCCCGGAGCTTTTTCAGGCGTCGCACGGCCTCGGCCACGGGCGGGAAAAACGAGGTCCCGATCAGGGCCGCCGCCCTGGAGGAATCCAGGCTGGTGTCGCCGGGGCGTCTGGCCGCAAGCGTCTGGCCGCTGCGGCCCGGCCGCACCAGATCTTCCGGATAGCCGAACTCCCGGCACAAAAGCCGTAAAAAAGCGTACTTGCTCACGGCGTCGGCGGCCCCGGCGTTGTAGACGCCCCGCGCCCCGGCCCGGACCAGGGCCTCGATGGCCCGGGCCAGGTCGCTGGCCAGGAGCGGGGAAAAGACGGCGTCGGTAAATCCCGTCAGCGGCTCCCCGCCGGCCTCGAGCCGGGCCAGGGCCCATTCGGCCAGGCTCCGTTTCGCCCGCCCGCTCCAGCCGAACAGGTTGGTGCGCACGATCAGGCATTCTCCCCCGGCTTCGGCCACGGCCTCCTCGCCCGCCAGCTTGGAGGCGGCGTAGGCGTTGACCGGACCGGTGGGGGCCGATTCGGCATGGGGCGCGCCGCCGGGAGCGTAGACCGCGTCCGTGGAGACGTGGACGAACAGGCTCCCGGCCGCCCGGGCGGCCCGGGCCAGCCGGCCGGGAGCCCGGGCGTTGACGGCGAAGGCCTCGTCGGGCCGGGCCTCGCAGGCGTCCACCCGGGTCTCGGCCGCGCAGTGCACCGTGACCTCGGGCCGGATGTCGGCGAACAGGGCCGCCACCTCCCCGTCCGACCGGATGTCCAGCCGCCGGCTC
This region includes:
- a CDS encoding SDR family oxidoreductase translates to MAARRRLLVTGASGLLGGNVALALCRDWEVVGTYAAHPFSLAGTVSRRLDIRSDGEVAALFADIRPEVTVHCAAETRVDACEARPDEAFAVNARAPGRLARAARAAGSLFVHVSTDAVYAPGGAPHAESAPTGPVNAYAASKLAGEEAVAEAGGECLIVRTNLFGWSGRAKRSLAEWALARLEAGGEPLTGFTDAVFSPLLASDLARAIEALVRAGARGVYNAGAADAVSKYAFLRLLCREFGYPEDLVRPGRSGQTLAARRPGDTSLDSSRAAALIGTSFFPPVAEAVRRLKKLRDAGVPGLLAGSLGRGPATSGPGGDA
- a CDS encoding N-acetylneuraminate synthase family protein, yielding MPGFAFAGRKIGDNQPAYFIADIAANHDGRLDRALELIRLAAAAGADAAKFQNFHAEKIVSEVGFQGLGRQLDHQKTWNKPVVEVYREASIPGDWTEALWRACREAGIDYFSTPYDQESVDLLDPFVPVYKIGSGDITHTRLIDSIAAKGKPVFIATGASVLEDVTRAMDILLAHQVPVVLMQCNTNYTGAADGFASVNLRVLETYRRLYPGAVLGLSDHTPGHAAVLGAVALGAKVVEKHFTDDNARPGPDHGFSMTPAGWREMVDRTRELEQALGDGVKRIEANELQTMVVQRRALRAVRDLPAGHALTPDDLEALRPIPEDGLPPYELDALLGKTLARALGRGEHLTRRHLART